Proteins co-encoded in one Medicago truncatula cultivar Jemalong A17 chromosome 8, MtrunA17r5.0-ANR, whole genome shotgun sequence genomic window:
- the LOC11439483 gene encoding uncharacterized protein YnbB — protein sequence MLSITCAFSAYPTHPVRISIPTTSTIRYASRFSVPINPFVPEVIEAVDSLNSEFRAVDNLVAYNTTRVLKAFHNARLGSHHFGGCTGYGHDETGGREALDQAFAEIVGAESAIVRSQFFSGTHAITCALFALLRPGDELLAVAGAPYDTLEEVIGKRDSGGLGSLQDFGVKYREVPLAEDGGLDWNELMHAVKPETKCALIQRSCGYSWRQSLSVNDIGRAIKIIKMQNPECSVMVDNCYGELVESIEPPMVGADLMAGSLIKNPGGTIAPCGGYVAGKKKLVEAAAARLSAPGLGVDCGSTPGDIMRAFFQGLFLSPQMVGEAIKGSFLIAEVLASKGYKVQPLPRVPRCDTVQAVQLGSRERLLAFCEAVQRSSPVGSYTKPIAGTTPGYASEVIFADGTFIDGSTSELSCDGPLREPFAVFCQGGTHWTQWGLVLGEVLKSIDGI from the exons ATGTTGAGCATAACGTGCGCCTTCTCTGCTTATCCTACGCATCCCGTTCGAATCTCCATTCCAACAACATCTACCATTCGCTATGCCTCTCGCTTCTCCGTTCCTATCAATCCATTCGTTCCAGAG GTTATTGAAGCCGTTGATTCATTGAATTCAGAATTCAGAGCAGTGGATAATTTAGTTGCATACAATACCACCCGTGTTCTTAAAGCTTTTCACAATGCCAGACTTGGTTCTCAT CACTTTGGTGGTTGCACTGGTTATGGTCATGATGAAACTGGGGGGCGTGAAGCTCTTGACCAGGCTTTTGCAGAAATTGTTGGAGCAGAATCAGCTATTGTTCGTTCACAG TTCTTCTCAGGTACTCATGCCATCACATGTGCTTTATTTGCCCTCTTGAGGCCAGGAGATGAG CTTTTGGCAGTTGCTGGTGCTCCATATGACACATTAGAGGAAGTAATTGGGAAAAGGGACTCTGGTGGTTTGGGTTCCCTTCAAGATTTTGGGGTGAAATACCGAGAAGTTCCG CTTGCCGAGGATGGTGGACTTGACTGGAATGAACTGATGCATGCTGTCAAACCCGAAACAAAATGTGCACTCATACAGAGGTCATGTGGTTATTCATGGCGTCAGAGTTTGAGTGTTAATGACATAGGGAGAGCgataaaaattatcaaa ATGCAAAATCCTGAGTGTTCGGTCATGGTGGATAATTGCTATGGGGAACTTGTGGAAAGCATTGAACCTCCCATGGTG GGTGCAGATTTGATGGCAGGCAGTTTGATAAAGAATCCTGGTGGAACGATTGCTCCGTGTGGCGGATATGTTGCTGGGAAAAAGAAATTGGTTGAAGCCGCTGCAGCGCGCCTTTCTGCGCCCGGGCTTGGTGTGGATTGTGGTTCAACTCCTGGTGATATCATGAGAGCCTTTTTTCAGGGATTATTTCTTTCACCTCAAATGGTTGGGGAAGCAATCAAG GGTTCCTTCCTGATTGCTGAAGTTTTGGCATCTAAGGGTTATAAAGTGCAGCCACTCCCTCGCGTCCCCCGATGTGATACAGTTCAG GCCGTACAACTTGGAAGCCGTGAGCGTCTCCTTGCTTTTTGTGAGGCTGTTCAGAGAAGCTCTCCTGTGGGGTCATACACCAAACCAATTGCGGGTACCACTCCTGGATATGCATCAGAG GTTATCTTTGCCGATGGAACCTTCATTGATGGGAGTACTAGTGAGCTTTCATGCGATGGACCTCTTAGAGAGCCATTTGCTGTATTTTGCCAG GGTGGCACTCATTGGACTCAATGGGGACTAGTCCTAGGAGAAGTTCTGAAATCTATTGATGGAATCTAA
- the LOC11432205 gene encoding two-component response regulator ORR26: MALFNDMESLPSQFPEDLNVLVVDHDTDVLNAAVEMSIPCNYQVTTCSKASFAFKLLTETKGCVDVVLIEAQMPDMDSYDFVRHVTQQINISVIMMCDDGSTNAVMKAVTNGACEFWIKPFIENQIKNMWQCVARKVWNENKHDLGILKVKSQSKRGSDYNADFQPLTKKSYIMNLALIRQSQKQFMKR, translated from the exons ATGGCTCTTTTCAACGATATGGAATCACTTCCCAGCCAATTCCCAGAGGATTTAAATGTTCTTGTGGTTGATCATGACACTGATGTCCTTAATGCTGCTGTGGAAATGTCTATTCCATGTAATTATCAAg TTACCACATGTTCTAAGGCTTCTTTTGCCTTTAAACTTTTGACGGAAACGAAGGGCTGCGTTGATGTGGTACTAATTGAAGCTCAAATGCCAGACATGGATTCATATGATTTTGTCCGACATGTTACCCAACAAATCAATATTTCTGTCATCA TGATGTGTGATGATGGATCAACAAATGCAGTGATGAAAGCTGTTACAAACGGGGCTTGCGAATTTTGGATTAAGCCTTTCATCGAGAATCAAATCAAGAACATGTGGCAGTGTGTTGCAAGGAAAGTttggaatgaaaataaacatgATCTTGGAATCTTGAAGGTAAAAAGTCAAAGCAAAAGGGGAAGTGATTATAATGCTGATTTTCAACCCCTAACAAAGAAATCGTATATCATGAACTTGGCCTTGATA AGGCAAAGCCAAAAGCAATTCATGAAGCGATGA
- the LOC11432206 gene encoding autophagy-related protein 13b isoform X1 — MVSSHHHGSAQSDNAKIEQIITEFFAKSLHIILESRTLYASSRNSYGGYKSDSSPCSSSSSSSSVRSRDKWFNLALRECPAALENINNLDSIIIDVVLVNKSLGWDPMTPKRVILRSSSLKERYPLCCHGEELGVEAKSERIIERWFVQYKNRKIKDSDSGTRRSNNYFLQNLYKKSTLLLRSLYATVRLLPAYRIFRDLNSSAKIHPFTLARRVSSFVEPFTRKEESEMMKYKFTPVDTSSGSLCLTVMYSPSASDLSCDPLPSMSPQVISDYVGSPLASPLRRFPSLPYAGFLCHESPPPRRHSSNFDDRKASTTSITDSSLPIYSKPHISVSNTSSRLFPHESLPPHLAEMSSIQKKDVSCDDCYDPFPSLSIYNSCSSASKHFVFSLRKDKPQKYSGVRISANSSPRVLISKRYYQDDFDDTDCSCPFDVDCDDMKDPGSRAESLDHGHVAEALEAGGFFPIRKSNDAAVGVLVHMLKKAPPLHQDFNTSEHPSVLCGGLRRTAIPTLRVNFTTKPLEKSVQKHKKESCETRNNNIQEHNQNQEASIATRKTTSDALEEFHGYREMKNLLVMRDSKPQI, encoded by the exons ATGGTATCGTCTCATCATCACGGGAGTGCACAATCAGACAATGCAAAGATAGAACAAATAATCACCGAGTTTTTTGCGAAAAGCCTTCATATAATACTTGAATCAAGGACACTTTATGCATCCTCGCGTAATTCGTATGGTGGTTATAAATCAGATTCTTCGCCTTGTTCGTCTTCTTCATCCTCATCGAGTGTGAGGTCGAGGGATAAATGGTTTAATTTAGCACTCCGGGAGTGTCCTGCTGCATTGGAGAATATTAACAATCTTGATTCCATTATCATTGATGTGGTTTTGGTAAATAAGTCTCTAGGTTGGGACCCCATGACCCCAAAAAGGGTAATTCTTCGAAGTTCTTCATTGAAAGAAAGATATCCACTTTGCTGTCATGGGGAAGAATTGGGGGTTGAGGCAAAGAGTGAAAGGATTATAGAGAGATGGTTTGTGCAGTATAAGAATAGGAAGATAAAGGATTCTGATTCTGGAACCAGGAGGTCAAACAATTATTTCTTGCAAAACTTGTATAAGAAATCAACTTTACTTTTGAGGTCTTTGTATGCCACTGTTCGACTTTTACCCGCGTATAGAATTTTCAGAGATCTTAATTCGTCTGCAAAGATTCATCCCTTTACCCTTGCTCGCCGAGTATCTTCTTTTGTTGAGCCCTTCACCCGAAAAGAAGAGTCTGAAATGATGAAATATAAGTTTACTCCTGTGGATACTTCTTCTGGTAGCCTCTGCCTTACGGTGATGTATTCTCCCTCGGCCTCAGATTTGAGCTGTGATCCATTACCTTCTATGTCCCCGCAAGTTATTTCTGACTATGTTGGAAGTCCATTGGCATCTCCATTGAGGAGGTTCCCATCACTTCCTTATGCAGGATTCCTGTGTCATGAATCTCCACCGCCAAGGCGACATAGTTCGAATTTTGATGACCGTAAAGCTTCAACTACTTCCATTACTGATTCATCTTTGCCTATATATTCAAAACCACACATATCAGTGTCTAATACAAGTTCACGGCTTTTTCCACATGAAAGTTTGCCTCCTCATTTAGCTGAGATGTCTTCAATTCAGAAAAAGGATGTAAGTTGTGATGACTGTTATGATCCCTTTCCATCGCTTTCAATCTACAATTCTTGTTCTTCGGCATCTAAACATTTT GTGTTTTCTCTAAGAAAAGATAAGCCCCAAAAATATTCTGGAGTCAGGATTTCTGCCAACAGCTCACCACGTGTTTTGATTTCCAAAAGGTATTACCAGGACGATTTTGATGATACTGATTGTAGTTGTCCATTTGATGTGGATTGCGATGATATGAAGGATCCAGGAAGCAG AGCAGAATCTTTGGATCATGGTCACGTGGCTGAGGCACTTGAAGCTGGAGGATTCTTTCCCATCAGAAAGTCCAATGATGCCGCTGTCGGTGTGCTTGTACATATGTTGAAGAAAGCACCACCTCTCCATCAAGATTTTAACACTTCAGAACACCCCTCAGTACTCTGCGGAGGGCTGCGACGGACAGCAATTCCCACCTTGAGAGTCAATTTCACAACTAAACCTTTGGAGAAATCTgttcaaaaacacaaaaaagaatCCTGTGAAACCCGGAACAACAACATTCAAGAGCACAATCAGAACCAAGAGGCATCTATAGCAACTAGGAAAACAACTAGCGATGCATTGGAAGAGTTCCATGGTTACAGGGAGATGAAAAACTTATTGGTTATGCGAGATAGTAAGCCACAGATATAA
- the LOC11432206 gene encoding autophagy-related protein 13b isoform X2 — MVSSHHHGSAQSDNAKIEQIITEFFAKSLHIILESRTLYASSRNSYGGYKSDSSPCSSSSSSSSVRSRDKWFNLALRECPAALENINNLDSIIIDVVLVNKSLGWDPMTPKRVILRSSSLKERYPLCCHGEELGVEAKSERIIERWFVQYKNRKIKDSDSGTRRSNNYFLQNLYKKSTLLLRSLYATVRLLPAYRIFRDLNSSAKIHPFTLARRVSSFVEPFTRKEESEMMKYKFTPVDTSSGSLCLTVMYSPSASDLSCDPLPSMSPQVISDYVGSPLASPLRRFPSLPYAGFLCHESPPPRRHSSNFDDRKASTTSITDSSLPIYSKPHISVSNTSSRLFPHESLPPHLAEMSSIQKKDVFSLRKDKPQKYSGVRISANSSPRVLISKRYYQDDFDDTDCSCPFDVDCDDMKDPGSRAESLDHGHVAEALEAGGFFPIRKSNDAAVGVLVHMLKKAPPLHQDFNTSEHPSVLCGGLRRTAIPTLRVNFTTKPLEKSVQKHKKESCETRNNNIQEHNQNQEASIATRKTTSDALEEFHGYREMKNLLVMRDSKPQI; from the exons ATGGTATCGTCTCATCATCACGGGAGTGCACAATCAGACAATGCAAAGATAGAACAAATAATCACCGAGTTTTTTGCGAAAAGCCTTCATATAATACTTGAATCAAGGACACTTTATGCATCCTCGCGTAATTCGTATGGTGGTTATAAATCAGATTCTTCGCCTTGTTCGTCTTCTTCATCCTCATCGAGTGTGAGGTCGAGGGATAAATGGTTTAATTTAGCACTCCGGGAGTGTCCTGCTGCATTGGAGAATATTAACAATCTTGATTCCATTATCATTGATGTGGTTTTGGTAAATAAGTCTCTAGGTTGGGACCCCATGACCCCAAAAAGGGTAATTCTTCGAAGTTCTTCATTGAAAGAAAGATATCCACTTTGCTGTCATGGGGAAGAATTGGGGGTTGAGGCAAAGAGTGAAAGGATTATAGAGAGATGGTTTGTGCAGTATAAGAATAGGAAGATAAAGGATTCTGATTCTGGAACCAGGAGGTCAAACAATTATTTCTTGCAAAACTTGTATAAGAAATCAACTTTACTTTTGAGGTCTTTGTATGCCACTGTTCGACTTTTACCCGCGTATAGAATTTTCAGAGATCTTAATTCGTCTGCAAAGATTCATCCCTTTACCCTTGCTCGCCGAGTATCTTCTTTTGTTGAGCCCTTCACCCGAAAAGAAGAGTCTGAAATGATGAAATATAAGTTTACTCCTGTGGATACTTCTTCTGGTAGCCTCTGCCTTACGGTGATGTATTCTCCCTCGGCCTCAGATTTGAGCTGTGATCCATTACCTTCTATGTCCCCGCAAGTTATTTCTGACTATGTTGGAAGTCCATTGGCATCTCCATTGAGGAGGTTCCCATCACTTCCTTATGCAGGATTCCTGTGTCATGAATCTCCACCGCCAAGGCGACATAGTTCGAATTTTGATGACCGTAAAGCTTCAACTACTTCCATTACTGATTCATCTTTGCCTATATATTCAAAACCACACATATCAGTGTCTAATACAAGTTCACGGCTTTTTCCACATGAAAGTTTGCCTCCTCATTTAGCTGAGATGTCTTCAATTCAGAAAAAGGAT GTGTTTTCTCTAAGAAAAGATAAGCCCCAAAAATATTCTGGAGTCAGGATTTCTGCCAACAGCTCACCACGTGTTTTGATTTCCAAAAGGTATTACCAGGACGATTTTGATGATACTGATTGTAGTTGTCCATTTGATGTGGATTGCGATGATATGAAGGATCCAGGAAGCAG AGCAGAATCTTTGGATCATGGTCACGTGGCTGAGGCACTTGAAGCTGGAGGATTCTTTCCCATCAGAAAGTCCAATGATGCCGCTGTCGGTGTGCTTGTACATATGTTGAAGAAAGCACCACCTCTCCATCAAGATTTTAACACTTCAGAACACCCCTCAGTACTCTGCGGAGGGCTGCGACGGACAGCAATTCCCACCTTGAGAGTCAATTTCACAACTAAACCTTTGGAGAAATCTgttcaaaaacacaaaaaagaatCCTGTGAAACCCGGAACAACAACATTCAAGAGCACAATCAGAACCAAGAGGCATCTATAGCAACTAGGAAAACAACTAGCGATGCATTGGAAGAGTTCCATGGTTACAGGGAGATGAAAAACTTATTGGTTATGCGAGATAGTAAGCCACAGATATAA
- the LOC11436751 gene encoding protein NODULATION SIGNALING PATHWAY 2-like → MNVMDYEQFDYSFTPPYMNQLHECSLENLSPLQAEDLLFPNTILDEILFDQDQSQYLSSPNTILDEIFDQEESMQGLLQQHTNLDFNIINHEQAMALEYELCGGVTEKGRENVFVSREKDSYWKEVQEELMEETSLVDLLLIGAEAAESQNMTLASDIIEKLNNASSVGKGDSLLNRLCLFFTQGLYYKTTNAPKFHSEHVSTQTSTFCVFQILQELSPYVKFAHFTANQAIFEATAGVEDVHVIDFDIMEGIQWPPLMVDFAMRKKTTSLRVTAITVDLQSEASVQQTGRRLKEFADSINFPFTFDTVMMVSEEDFKEIELGETFIVNCMIHQWMPNRSFSLVKAFLDCVTKSSPRLVVLVEEELFNFSRLKSMSFVEFFCEALHHYIAVSDSLVSTLSRSHKMELALIEKEVLGNRILDSVRQFPCEKEERILWEGRFFYSLKGYKRVGMSTCNISQAKLLVSLFGKGYWVQFENCKLALCWKSRPLTSVSIWVPTDYNMSDKVK, encoded by the coding sequence ATGAATGTGATGGATTATGAGCAATTTGATTACTCATTCACCCCTCCTTACATGAACCAGCTGCATGAGTGTAGCTTAGAAAATTTATCACCACTCCAAGCAGAAgatctcttatttccaaatacAATCCTAGATGAAATATTGTTTGATCAAGACCAATCACAATATCTCTCATCTCCAAATACAATCCTAGACGAAATCTTCGATCAAGAAGAGTCCATGCAAGGATTGCTGCAGCAACATACAAACCTCGACTTCAATATCATAAATCATGAACAGGCAATGGCTCTAGAGTATGAATTGTGTGGTGGAGTTACAGAAAAAGGCCGCGAAAATGTGTTTGTTTCGAGGGAAAAAGATTCTTATTGGAAGGAAGTTCAAGAAGAGTTAATGGAAGAGACAAGTTTAGTTGATCTTTTGCTGATAGGAGCTGAAGCTGCTGAATCACAAAACATGACTCTTGCTTCTGACATAATCGAAAAACTAAACAATGCCTCGTCTGTAGGAAAAGGCGATAGTTTATTGAACAGGTTGTGTCTTTTCTTTACTCAAGGATTGTATTATAAAACTACAAATGCTCCTAAGTTCCATTCAGAACATGTTTCTACACAGACAAGCACATTCTGTGTGTTTCAGATACTTCAAGAACTCTCTCCCTATGTAAAATTTGCTCATTTTACAGCCAACCAGGCGATTTTCGAAGCTACAGCTGGTGTCGAAGATGTTCATGTCATTGATTTTGATATCATGGAGGGAATCCAATGGCCACCGTTGATGGTTGACTTTGCAATGAGAAAGAAGACTACTTCCCTTAGAGTAACAGCAATCACGGTGGATCTGCAAAGTGAAGCCTCGGTTCAACAAACAGGCAGAAGGCTCAAAGAGTTTGCAGATTCAATCAATTTTCCGTTCACGTTTGATACGGTAATGATGGTGAGTGAAGAAGATTTCAAAGAAATTGAACTTGGTGAAACATTTATTGTCAATTGTATGATACATCAGTGGATGCCAAACAGGAGTTTCTCATTGGTCAAAGCTTTTCTCGACTGCGTAACCAAATCATCACCAAGGCTGGTTGTTTTAGTGGAAGAAGAACTGTTTAATTTTTCTAGACTCAAATCCATGTCCTTTGTGGAGTTTTTCTGTGAGGCTTTGCATCACTATATTGCAGTTTCAGATTCACTTGTTAGTACTCTGTCGCGTAGCCATAAGATGGAGTTAGCCCTTATAGAGAAAGAGGTTTTGGGGAATAGAATCTTAGACAGTGTAAGACAGTTTCCTtgtgaaaaagaggagagaatATTGTGGGAAGgaagatttttttattcattgaaAGGGTATAAACGTGTTGGAATGAGTACATGTAATATTTCACAGGCTAAGTTATTGGTTAGCTTGTTTGGTAAAGGGTATTGGGTGCAATTTGAGAACTGTAAGTTGGCTCTGTGTTGGAAGTCAAGACCTTTGACTTCTGTTTCAATCTGGGTACCAACAGATTATAATATGAGTGACAAGGTCAAATAG
- the LOC11428948 gene encoding transcription factor MAMYB yields MEFLDEDAKPKFLYQSGAPAATESQPYQKPTKSFIAVTFSISSIFFGLAFFVFQSEPLKSIFIWFALSLLLGPFAPISITGGDSRVGRGHAVNFPDQETSTDEDDSRKKSQQRRSKQRRSDDVTAVVAPAPVVSLKNRNGNGNGVALAAVVEEEKEWNEDDIEILKKQMVKNPPGKPGRWEAIAEAFGGRHKAESVVKKSKELGEKKVDDSDSYEQFLKKRKALDKRLVEEGGDLATVEKVESVWSSNEDIALLNALKAFPKDVAMRWEKVAAAVPGKSKAACMKRIAELKKGFRTSKSGSEV; encoded by the coding sequence ATGGAATTCTTAGACGAAGACGCGAAACCGAAGTTCCTGTATCAGTCCGGTGCACCGGCGGCCACTGAATCACAGCCTTACCAGAAACCAACGAAATCGTTCATCGCTGTAACCTTTTCAATCTCTTCAATCTTCTTCGGTCTCGCTTTCTTCGTGTTCCAATCTGAGCCGCTCAAATCGATTTTCATCTGGTTTGCATTGTCTCTCCTCCTTGGTCCTTTCGCTCCAATCTCTATCACCGGCGGCGATTCCCGTGTCGGCCGTGGTCATGCCGTCAATTTCCCCGATCAGGAAACATCAACCGATGAGGATGATTCCAGGAAAAAATCTCAGCAGCGCAGATCCAAGCAACGCAGATCGGACGATGTCACCGCTGTAGTAGCTCCGGCGCCGGTGGTTTCGTTGAAGAATcgaaatggaaatggaaacgGTGTTGCATTGGCGGCGGTGGTGGAAGAGGAGAAGGAATGGAACGAAGACGACATTGAGATTCTGAAGAAACAGATGGTGAAAAATCCACCGGGGAAACCAGGACGGTGGGAGGCGATAGCGGAGGCATTCGGAGGGCGGCACAAGGCGGAGAGTGTGGTGAAGAAATCAAAGGAGTTGGGAGAGAAGAAGGTTGATGATTCGGATTCGTATGAGCAGTTTCTGAAGAAGAGAAAAGCGTTGGATAAGAGACTTGTTGAAGAAGGAGGAGATTTAGCTACGGTTGAGAAAGTTGAAAGTGTTTGGAGTTCAAATGAGGATATTGCTTTGTTGAATGCTTTGAAAGCCTTTCCGAAAGATGTTGCTATGAGATGGGAGAAAGTTGCTGCTGCTGTTCCGGGGAAATCAAAAGCTGCTTGTATGAAAAGAATTGCTGAATTGAAGAAAGGGTTTCGGACTTCGAAATCTGGTTCTGAAGTTTAG